The DNA segment CTTCCCCACTTCTTCTCTAGGAGATATGTGGAAATGGAAGACTTTCCAACTTCACAAAAACAGGCTATTTTGAAAAGGGCATCTAGCATGTACTCAAACTTGACTAGAATGCACAGTCAAGAAGTCACACATAAGCAGGCAGGAAATGAATATCACTCTGCTGTTGTTCTCTCAACTCCCAGGGTTAGGGGAACAAACTTGGTAAGTTGTGGGACATAGACTCTGAGACAGAGATAGGCATGCAGGAAGTTTATCATAGAGGGCCTTTAGGATCAACTCACTTTGAGATAAAGGGAACAGAAATGGGCACAGCATCCTGTTGAACCATGATAGAGTCACAAGTCCTCAGCTAATCCAGAGGAATTCAGGCATGCCCTTATCAAGTCTCCTGCAGTAGAGTACATGTGGTTCCCTGTGTGTACCCACAGGAGCATTGTTTGAATGTGACCTAACCCCAGGAAGGGAACATAGCCTTGGGCTAGGTAGTTTTTCTCAACTAAGAACAATGGCATGAGAGGTATTATCTGATAGTGTCTGATGCTAGCACTCCTAGGACCTGGAGAACAAATACTTCAGTACtgaaagaggaggggggaaaTGGGAATACAGAATAATTTCTGGAATATTCCATAAGCCACACTGAATAAGAAGTCTAAGTGAAAAGGGTCCGCTGATTGTCATTCCTAGAGGTTGGCTTCCTATAGCATAGACCAGATGAATCATGTGATGGGGCTCACAGAATATACCTAACAAGTTGATGAGctcaataaaaatatagtttCCATCCAGTATAAAATTTCACAGTCGTTTGCAACCTGCCCACAAGGAGCATGCTGTAATGAGGAGCTCAAATCATCATCTGGCAGGCCCAGCTTTTGATTTGGAGAGACTGCTTATATGCCTCTGATAAATATATCAGTCCTAAACTGGGAAGCTGGAACTCTATCTTAAAGAGATTAAACTTAATAGAAAGCACCAATTCCCTATGTAGTTTGAGTGGGTTTAGCAAGGAACTGCATTCCATTATAACAGCACCCTTTAGGGCCAATCAGACTGTAAACAACAGCTGTCAAAAGATGTAAGGATTTTGCTGACCCTAGAGTGCCCATTCTCtgtgctatggcttggatttcatTACTATGTTGGATATCCTAAACCCAAATATGAAGGTATTTGGAAACAAGGCTTTTACAGGTCTGAATAAAGCTAAATTAGACCATAAATGTAGGTCTTTGATCTAAGAAGAAGGAAACCAGAGctcaccctttctctctcttcatgaGCATTAAGGAAAGGCCATATGAGGACATGGAGATAAGGCAGCCTTCTATAAACTAGGAAGAAGCCTTACTGAGAACCAAGTTACCCAGAACATTGATCTTAGGCTTGAAAACATCCAGAACCCTGAGAAGATAaatatctgtttgtttgtttgtttttttaatctacccTATGATATTTTTGTTAAGTAAGCCCGAGCTAAAAAGCTAATAAATCTGCTCTGGTGTATGGCCACATTTTCTTTGAGAAGCATTGATATACAGTGAGCATATGAATTTATTGTTGAATGTTGAGCCTTTTCTTCAGGTGACCCAGTGTCTTTTTCATTGGATGAATTCTGAGACTGAATTAACTCAAAAGAAGTGACAGATTGAttgatcatatgttttttctAATCGTGTCTAGAGTTAGTTTTTCActtcctatgtcttttttttttttgcgtattTGCttgctgtatttttgtttttggctatacttgtggcatgtggaagttccaaggccagggattaaacctgtccCATAACAGTGATCCATTGatacagtgacaataccagatccttaaccagctgagccacatgggaacttcattttctaagtatttatttttcttggttctaTAAATTATGCAATATGTTTGATGGCTACACATATATCTAAATTTAAGAGAGCCAGGGTCCATGGACTTTCTTCAAATTATTCACATTTCCTCTGAAGTGTTTGTGGCATGATGTCTGTTATCTCTGTATCCTTTTATTCCCACTTATAAATGCATCTCTGATTACACAGCAGTTTCTATGATCAATGAACTTGGCCAAAATTGGCAGCCACTGATGAACTTCTTTATGATGCTTTTGCCCTTCTCCAGAGTGCATTCCCTAACACTCTGGGCTCTTGTAAGTGTCATGGTCAACTGGCTATGCATAATACACTGTTACCAATATATTCTCTGCTCTCTGTTTTTTCATCTCTTATTCAACAGTCAGCCATGGTGGACCAAGCATTGTTATCTAACCTATTATTGGTCATTATGACAGTatgtatagaaatatagatcaaaacCAGTGAATTGATTATATTAGAATGTTAATCTTTGTGTCACttcaagatattaaatattttacattaaattattttagtaaaatgtaaaattttaaatttaacaacAATATAAATATTGTGTTCGGAAAAGTTTTATTTCCTAGAACCAtgttaaatttacataaaatttgagaaaagagTACAgagtcttttaatatattttgcacCACTTTCCTCTACAATTTTCTTATATTGGTAAGTTTGTTACAGTTGCTAAAGTTATGTTAATATATCATTGTTAACTAAGGTTTATCTTTTATTCATGTTTACTTAGTCTTTTAATAGTTGTCTTCTACTTCAGAGGCCATCCATTTCACATCATTAATTCAATTATAGTGTCTCCTTAGGCTGTACTTGgttatggttatttttaagactttttgtttttaatgatcttGACATTGTTGAAAAGTATTCATAAGATATTTTGTAGTATGTCCTCTTAttagaatatgtttttttttttcatcattaaacTGTGCTTTGGATTTTTATATGGGAGACCATATGGAAAATGCCATTCGCGTTTCAAAGCATAAAGGTAATCAATATGATTTATCATTGTTGATGTTGACCTAGATAATAGGATGAAACAGTATTCTCTTAGTTTAATACAAAATTATTCTctccccccatcttttttttaagcattttatttctttggaatgAAATCACAGGCCAGTTTTAAGTAGGGTTTGGTTATACTCCTTTTCATTGATTgtgagttatacatatattatttaaattcttcAGCCTGAAACTTATGTTCCTTCCTTGCTCATATTTGTATGCAGActaaatatatgtgtatcaatATGAATACAtggattttagtttttttttcttttatggccacatctgtggcatacggaagttcctggtctagggatcaaattggagatacagctgtgtcacagccacagaaacacaggatccaagccacatatacaacctactccacagcttgtggcaacttggGATAGTCAATCcactgaggctagggattgagcctgcattttcatggacactatgttgggttcttaacctgctaaactacaatgggaactctggatatatattttattcttagaaTTGTTGCAATATTATtctacatatgtaaatatatatttttctactcaaAAGCTCTAGCCTTGGTCATTGAAAGCTCTTTAGTGGACTCCTGTGTCATTTGACATGCTGTAAaccaagagttttttttaaaaaacacatctttAATTTGTGAAAGTACAAGGTGCTATAGGTCCATCTGCATAGTTCTAACCACAATCATATAATTAGCCATCTCTCCACAATGCtttaaaatggctttaaaatttcattttactggagaatgatattagaaacaaaaatcaagataCTAGGTATGATTATTGCTACAGTAGATGTCATGGTTTCTAAAGCTTCTCAAGGGACACAGATAGGGCATAAATCTGTGTGCTACCAAATGAATAAAAACTTAGGTTTGTATACATAAcagcatgtatatatattatgccAACATGGAGTTGTAATGAATAGATATCCAGCTCTGTCTTTTTAACAGATGGATAAATCTAGTGTCTGTTCCCCTTGCTTGTTCATAAACTTCCACTCTACTATTCCACTCTACTTCTACTCTAATATTGTGAAAACTTGCTCCCACCACCCACTAtctattcactttatttttccatttaatactCATATGTAGCAGTATTAGAATTATTAGTCTGTAGCACTGTATGAAATTTATCAGTAGAATACAATATAtatgtgccctttttttttggttttagagaTTTCACTCATTTCTTAGGTCAGAACCTTACCCTACATTCCCCTCAGTGAAGTTATTTCATAAATTTGCCATTCAGTTAGATTATCTTGTCATGATCTTCATATCCTTCTTGGATATGttgatatcttttaaaatttttacatacatTGAGGTTCACTCTTTGCTCATTAAAAatctgtgaattttttaaaagcacataatGTCATGTGGTCAATATTGTCAGAAGAGGAGATTCATCTCCTTAAAAATGACTCTATTCATGTAATTAACCTATCCTTCCTTCCACCTTCCCCCCGTGGGAATTCTTCATCTTTCTAAGGTTGCTATAGAGTGACCTTTTCCAGAAAGTCATGAAATTAGAATGATACAAGTTATACCCTTCTCAGACTAGCTTCTTTTACCTCAtgatattattacatttatttatgtctttagaGATAATCTATTTTTCTTGTAGGtagattttcaaagatttttgcccatttcatctaagttatcaaGTTTATATCTCAGAATTGCTTCACTGTAtgcttaattatctttttaattttcatgggtGAAGTAGTGatcccttttaatttttcaaattgttactttgtgaattttctacttttatttcttgGTTAGCAGGATGaagttttataacttttaaaaacaagtttcaATTTTATAGATTCAATTGCTTTCATATTTCCAATACTGTTGAgtctcctttatttattatttcttttcttctatgttttacattttcaaatctataatacattgttattaactataatcaccatacTACATATTAGATACCTACAGATTATTCATCTTCTAAGTGAAAATTTTTATCACTTGACTAATATCCCCCCATGTTTTCCCCTCCCATTACCTGGTAACTACCACTCTACTTTCCATTTccatgcatttgtttatttttggaatccatatataagtgatatatagtatttgtacttttttttctcttataattcaTTCTGGATAGTATCCTAAAGTTTCATCTGTCTggtcacaaatgacaagatttatTTCTTATCACGGATGAAAGTATATAGGGCATATCTTCCTTATCTACTGATCAATTGACAGACACTACTCAGGTTGTAACAATTAGGAATAATGCTTCAATAAGGATAGGGGTATAAATACCTCTTTTAgagcttgttttcattttttttagagaCTTAGACAAAAGTAGGATTTctgaatcatgtggtagttcaAGTTTAATTGTTTGAAGAATccccataggtttttttttaattattagtattttttaaataaaagtatagttgatttacagtgttgtgttagatTCAGTTTACAGTAAAGTGATATTTTTTAtctaatatatgtgtatatctaaggttatatttcaaattatcttCCTTTATAAGTTGTTACcaaatattgagtagattcccctgtgatatgtagtaggtccttgttatgaTGTAATATATTCCATCTATACCACTTTGGTTAGAGTTTTTCTCATGaatgggtgttaaattttgtcaaatgttttttgtgtatatatcaagatgatcatatagttttgggattttattttcttaatgtggtgtaatacattgatttatttgcatatgttgaaacatccttgtgaacttgaaatgaatcccatttggtagtggtgtataatcattttaatgtatcattggagtcagtttgctaatattttgttgagaagttttgtatatatatatattgatcaAATATATtgacctctaattttcttttttggtagtatttttgtctggttttggtattatatATCATAGACTGTCTCTGAgagtgtttcttttctcttcaatcttttggaagaatttaagaaGGATTCATTATGCACTCTTTTTTGTAtgtcacctatgaagccatctggtcctggacttttgtttgtagggatttttttaattattattattatttatccaaatttcattcctagtgattgatctgttcaaatgatctgtttcttcttgattcagtttttgtggGCTGTGTGTTTCTAGAAAGTCATCCATTACTTTTAGGTTGTGAAATTGTTTGGCatacaattattcatagtattctctttttaatatttctgcagcatctgttgaaattgatttctcctttgcatttctgattttatttatttggactctcttcttggtgagtctcaCCATAGGCCTGTagattttgtttacctttcaaaagaccagttttattgatttttttttaatctctgttattgatttcctctctgatatttatggtttccttccatatgctgactttaggttttgttttttcttgttattgttaATTCTTTTAGGTAATATCTTACTTtctcgatttgagatttttcttgtttttttttgaagaaggccaGTATCACTATgaaattccctcttagaactgcttttgcagcatcccatagatttttgcgTGGTTGCATTTTTATTGtcctttgtctcaaggtattttttatgtcattttttatttcctcattgacttttttttgtagtatgtgttttgtctccatgtagtaggttttttgttttgttttttctcattttttacctgtggttgttttcagtttcatccatgtgcattgtgatcagagaagatcttgaaataatttctatactcttaaagcttttgaagttagttttgtgtcccagtgTGTAGTCAATGcaagagaattttccatgtgcacttgaaaagaatgtatattctgttttttgtttggttggttggttggttgatgtaatgtcttgaaaatatcaagtctaactgttctattgtatcatttaggatctctgtggtcctattgattttctatctagagtatgtgtccattgatgtgagtagggtgttaaaattTCCTGCTATTAttcattcccatcaatttcttcttttatatctgTTGGTATCTGTGTCTATGTAtttggatgctcctatattaggggcatatatattgacaagtgtgaTATTCtcctcttggattgattcttttttAGCATTTTATAGTGTCCTTCTTGGTCCTTCATTATGgcctattttaaaagattttttctgataggagtattatgactcctgctttcctgtcattttcattggcatgaagtatctttttacgtaccctcactttcaatttatatgtgccttttgccctaaagtgagtctcaTGTAGGTAGTGCAATGTAGACTCTTagttttttatccagtctgcaactctgtgtcttttgagtgGAACaatcagtccattgatatttaatttattaataggtatgtgtttattgccattttaaaccttgttttccagttggctctatgtttttcctttttcctttctttttctttttgtggtttgatgatttttttttaattgtatgcctgtgtcctcttcttttggtttttgtgaatcaattatttctttttgatttgtggatgccctgtttttcaagtatgttaatcaTTCCTATATATGCTTGCTTTTGACTGATATTCATATAGGCTCAAGCACATTCTAAAAAAGAGCCTAGATTTTCTTAATCTCCTCcctcacattttatgttttttatctgtcacatcttcatttttatgctattgttgttctttgtttttatcatcaccTTCACGAagggttttttcttttgatgtgtaTACTGCCTTAAGTGAtgactttccaattgtgatttccccAACCAAACTACATCCTATAATCCTATATTTTCTTACatctttccttttatatttttgttttttgtttttttgtttgtttgttcgttcgttttttgcttgttttacaaattctttatttctccttctattttaaattataatctcGTTGCTGGTTAGAGTACTATagactacatttttttcccttttaaaactttgaatatatcttgctactcccttcttccctctggcCTGTactgtttctatagagaaatcagctgatagccttatgaggctTCCCTTATAAtgaactccttgtttttctttttctgcttttagaattctttcctttatctttaatttttgccatttgtattataATGGGTCTTGGCATAGTTATGTTTGTGATtgacttgtttggggccctctgtgtttccaaTACCTggttatctgttttctttttagatgtGGACTTTTTTTCAGCCTTAATTTTCTTCagtatctttttaatttcttctctttcttggatCCCTGTTAAACATAGATTGGCATACTTTATGTTATcacatagatctcttatattgctttcagttttgcttagttttgttttttttatttggctttctgtctgctgttctgattgggtgatttccattattttatcttccaagtcaccaatttttttcttttgccttaccTATTCTGCTGTTCATTCCCTTTAGCTCAGCTTTAAACTCTGCAAATAAGTTgcctaatttttcttggctccccttgttgtttctgtttcctttttaaagtaatctgcctTGCTGTTTATAGCCAttctaattccttcagtatttttattacctcctttttgaacttggtatcTGTTAGACTTCAGAGGCCTATTTTATTGTTTACTCCATCAagggaattctctctctctctcctttttttttttttttttttttttgttaaggactgttcccatggcatatggaatttcccaggctaggggtcaaattagagctgcagatgccatcctacagcacagcaacaggAGTGCCAGttttgagccccatctgtgacctataccacagctcatggcaatgtcagatacttaacccctgATTgacagggattgaaactgcatcctcatggatattagtcagattcattactcctgagccatgacaggagttcccaattCTCCTATTATTTTAACTGGGAAGGATTCCTCTGcttattcattttgcttatatttttctgacTCTCTTTGCCCCAAGCCTAGGAATATAGCTCCTGCCCAAGAATCTTGAGCTgtactgtgccaggctgtggtAGCAGTCACCTGtgaggctctctctctgcttttccctcttcAGATTGGCTGCTGAAATTTTCTCCTAGGCTTTGAGGCTCCCTCTCCATTGTGTACAATCTCCCCACAAGTTAGGTGGTCTCTCATTGTGTAGATTCTTTCCTTGGTTCatagttccctttcaggagtgctaattctgattcctcttttttctcttctctatatctctgtcttttttatttttatttttctactcagTAATCTGGAGGGTTTATTGCCCTTTTTTGGAAGTATAGGTCTTCTGCCAACATTCAGTAGATCTTCTGAGAGAATTATTCTAAtgtagatttatatatatatatttatgggaGAAGATGAGATCCAATCCTACTCCTTTGCCATCTTGACTCTTAATTTTAGATACACTTACTTAAACTAATAATTTCCCCCAGTCTAGAGTCTTGCTTTTTacaaatggatttaaaaattgatatgtaTATGCAATGTAACATAACTCAggcataaaagagaatgaaactttggcatttacagcaatatggataaTCCTAGAGAATagtatgcttagtgaaataagtcagacagaagaagaaaaatgctttatgatatcacttacaactggactccaaaaataatacaaaagagtGTATTgcaggaaaacagaaacacactcagagattagaaaataaattaacatttaccagagggaagaaagaaggtgaGAGGAGCAAGTTATTTGTGTGAAATTAAGGGATAcaaactactatttataaaataagtaagaaataagacatgctgtatagcataaGAAATTACatccattatcttgtaataacttttaagagAGTATAACCTGTAAAAATATTGTCACTATGCTGTACCCCTGGAACAAATATAAAATtgcaaataaactatacttcaatataaaaagaacttactgaaattcaaattttaagaatttttggcAAGAGACTATTTTAATTTGACTCTTTGTATGTAAAGTGACAATCCCTTAAATCAAAATGTGTACAGTATAggtcttgctctttctttcttttgtcctttctttcttttttggttttcttttttgaaaaataaattacccTAAAAAAATCTGCAGAGACCACAAGTGTAAGACTTCTTGAAGACATTTAGATTCACTTTCCTCAGTTAACCAAAAGTGATGAAACCTTTAACCCTAAGGTTTTCCTTGTgatcaaagaaaatttttattatctgtagaacagtttaaaaaaaagtagatatttattcattttaacataTGAGCAAATACTTCGATTTCTTCGTTTTTGCTCCAAACACTGCtattaataatatacatatattttctatgaATTTCATCAATTCTTTTtaatagtgttttttgtttttcagataaatatattGGCTTCTTCATGATTAATGCATAGTTTGACACTATGTAAATGTATATAGTCTGATTTGATTATCTTTTACctaaaagttttttaattacataacCACAGAAAATAATTCCCCTGAAAATGTTCTGACAAATATTTCCTGCAACttccttatatttttatactCAGGTTGATTgttaatttgaaatttatttgacCAAAATTATGTGAAGGTCTACactgttttcttcaaaataattatgcactttttaaataattcatctcTATCATGATTcatgattttaattataaataacaaaaaatttaaaaatacaatttaaatggTTGAATCTAGCATACGGGGTAATACAGTGCCTCAAACACTCATATTACTGAAATCcgatgttcagaaaaaaaaatattatgacaaGATAGGAAAGCATGACAAATGCAATATTTAACTAATACAcaatatacaaataaattcttttaaaattcagtgcAAGCTGGGAAAATGTgaggaaaatatacaaaacacacacaatacAGAAAACATATATCATAGCTTAAATCTAATTTGAGTGATGCCATTTTGGCATTTAACGCTCACTATGGAGACCACCAAAAATGTTTCTCCAGAAACTTTCTCAAAGCCCCCTTGACCTCTTTATTTCTCACACTGTATATAAGGGGGTTCAACACAGGTGTGAAAATGGTATAAAAGGTAGAGACAACCTTGTCGTGGGCCACTGAATGGTAGGATTTGGGCCACATGTAGATAAACATGATGGTGCCAAAGAAGAGCCCCACCACAGCCAGGTGGGAGGAACAGGTGGAAAAGGCTTTTTTCCTGGCAGCAGTGGACTGCATGCGAAGCACAGCAGTCAGGATGAGACTGTAGGAGGCCAAAATGAGAGACAGTGGGATCAAGAGCATCAGAATGCAACAGACATACATGAAAAACTCAAAAATCGTAGTGTCTGCACAGGCAAGGCGAACGACTGATGGTGCCTCACAGAAGAAATGGTTGATTTCCCGAGAATGACAGTAAGGGAAGCTCAGGGTGGCAGCAGCCTGCATCAACCCATCTACTCCTCCCAAAACCCAGGAGCCTGCTGTCATGTGCAAGCAGAGCTTCTGATTCATGAGGATTGGGTATCGCAGAGGGTGACAGAtagccacatagcggtcataggccatggctgCTAAAAGGAAGCACTCACCCCCACCCAGAGTGAGAAACAGGAAGATCTGGGTGCCACAGCCAACAGGAGAGATGGACCTGGTGTTCATCAGGTAGTTGACTGCCATTTTGGGGACAATAGTGAGGACCAGCATCATGTCCATGAGGGAGAGCTGGCTAAGCaggaagtacatgggtgtgtgcagGCGGGGATCCGTGTGAATGAGCAAGATCATGAAGACATTGCCCATCAGGGAGGTGAGAAAGGTCATGAGCACTATGGAAAAGAGGAACTGATGGGACTGTGTGTGGTTAAAGAGCCCTAGAAGAATGAAGTTTATTCCTGTGGTGTCATTTGCATTTTCCATAGCTCCAGTTATTCCTGGAAGAAAGCAGATGATTAGGACATGAGATCTGCTGACAAGGAAGCTTGGGCATTTCCTTAAGAAAACTTGttcaaatgctgttggaaaaaatggGACTTGGAGGAATAATTATGACTTTAATCTTTCAATTCACAACATGATTTTTGCCCTAGCATCCTATCACCCATGTCTTTGCAATTATGCATTATTTTTGATCCAAATATGTTACATAGCATGTATTAATAATAGTACAGATTACTTTTCTATTGTCTCTATATTGCATGTATATCACATATAATTTACTCATGGCATTAGGCAGTATTATATAATCAAAATTTTCTCTAATTTGGggcttcaaatttaaaaattaaaggaaatttggATTTATACATCTTAGTCAATATTGTGATGTATCACATATCATGACTATTTCATGTTTCTCATATTTGTGTAAATTATTTACACAAGTATTCTTTCAATGTATtgatgaattaatattttaaaattaaaaatatacacaaaagcaggagttcacattatggctcagtgcattaagaacttGTCATTGTCTTTCTTAGGATGCGGATTCAAACTCTAGCCTTGcccaatgagttaaggatctggtattgccccaagctgtggcacaTCACACAGATGCATCCTAGATACCATGCTGCCATGGCTATAGCAGCTCTTATTCAGCCTTTAGCCCAGTAACTGCCATAGATATgggtataaaatacacacacacacacacacacacacacacacacacacacacacgaaatcaAATGTAGAACTACTAAAACTCAGTTTGCTGCTGGAGAGGTAAACAAAAATGGCTAAATTTCTCTTTTCCACACCTGCAAGCAGCTCATAATCTCAGTGTACCTGTTTTCTAGCTACCACACTTACTGCTCAGGATGAGCCATCACCACATGCTTCATGTTACCATGACCTGTCTTCCTGATTACATGGACATTTTCTCAGTTTAAAGACCTCTCAACATTTAACATTTATCCAATATGTGCTCACAAGATGAGCCTGAATTTAGTTAAATATATGCACTGCAAAAACCTAATAAATTTTACATGAATATAACCTAAAGGAACATAAAGAAATTAGTATTAATCACAGGTATTACTTTCATATTTTGTGACCAGTTATCACACTCTAAATGTAGTACAAATATTAATTTACtaacaaattgatttttaattagCAGATTAATTATCATACTTAATTCCTTGATGATTTAGTTATATAATCAGTCATATGAGGTTACCCAAATtaatttattacagaaaattaaactgaaataCAATACCAACTATGCATCCAACATGGAGAATTTCAGTTATTTCTAGATTAATTCTCTTTTCATTAAATCTTCTAGCTTCCAATGCTGTCATCTGTTATCTATGGTAGTAAATGTGGGTGTAGATGCAAATTACTCTCTTTATTGAGTGACAACGTCTTTGCTATGCAAAGCAAActttaaaagagaggaaaagagtacTGATTACCAGGAGGATTTGTATGAGCTTTATTCATAGTTTAGGGTGTAGCCAATCTTTTCTTAGTTTCTCTGTGAATTATTTGATAAGTGGTGCAAATTATGTGAATTGGTACCATATGtttaagaaatgtatatattgCTTATAGTGCTTAAGGTATATCACCCATGTCCATtatgtcattaaa comes from the Phacochoerus africanus isolate WHEZ1 chromosome 4, ROS_Pafr_v1, whole genome shotgun sequence genome and includes:
- the LOC125124202 gene encoding olfactory receptor 2T33-like; the encoded protein is MENANDTTGINFILLGLFNHTQSHQFLFSIVLMTFLTSLMGNVFMILLIHTDPRLHTPMYFLLSQLSLMDMMLVLTIVPKMAVNYLMNTRSISPVGCGTQIFLFLTLGGGECFLLAAMAYDRYVAICHPLRYPILMNQKLCLHMTAGSWVLGGVDGLMQAAATLSFPYCHSREINHFFCEAPSVVRLACADTTIFEFFMYVCCILMLLIPLSLILASYSLILTAVLRMQSTAARKKAFSTCSSHLAVVGLFFGTIMFIYMWPKSYHSVAHDKVVSTFYTIFTPVLNPLIYSVRNKEVKGALRKFLEKHFWWSP